The following is a genomic window from Bacteroidia bacterium.
GGGGGGGAGATCCTGCTTGCCGGTATTGCGGTACCCGTTGTCGCGCTCGGCACAGGGGTGTGTCTTCTGGCATCGCTGCTTCCGGATATCGATGAACCGGATTCACTGATCGTCAACTCACCCGCCGCACTGCGGAAACGCCTTCCTCGAGGCAGGAGTGTGCAGACAAAATCCGCAGCCTCTCTCTCGGGCGTTCTCTTTGGCGCGTTTCGATGGATCCTTCGCGGTGTTTCAGGAATAATCCGCCTCCTTGCGGGGGGACACAGGGGGGCGACGCACTGGTTGCTTATCGCCGCGGTTCTCTCCTATGGAATGTGGCATGTGGGATCCCTGTTGGGATATCCGGCATTGTGGCTTTGGTTCTCGGCAGGGTATATCAGCCATCTCATACTCGATATGCTGACTCCCGCAGGTCTCGAGGTGTTGCGTCCCATCACCCCTGCTCCGATACATCTTCTTCCCGGTTTCATGCGCATTCGCACCGGTGGTGGAGGGGATACCCTTGTCCGCGTTTTGTTGTTCATGGGAGCGGGTGCCCTCGCGTATCAGCCTCTCCTTGGTATATAATGCGCATGAAGCATGATGCACCGATAGCGCACATGAAACGTTTCGCTCCGGCGATCATCAGTCTTTCGCTTTTCTCTGTTATCGCGGTACTTCAGGCGGGCGGAATGCTTCAGCAAGTGGATGAGTCTGTTCTTCTGATGATTCGCGGCGCGCATCCGGATCATCCGCCAGCATCCTCGTGGTTGTTGCCCTTGCTGTATGTTGTTACGTGGTTCGGGGATTTTCCAGCATTGCTGTTTGTTGCCACGATCGCAACAGGGCTTCTTCTGTTTTCAAAGCGCAAACCCGAAGCGTCTTCGTTCGCCTGCTCCGCTATCCTCGGAGTACTTTTGATGCTCGTTCTCAAAGAGGTATTCGCACGTCCAAGACCTCAGGTCGTTCCGGCTCTCGCGGACGTGAGCACGCTCAGCTTTCCGAGCGGACACGCTCTGATGTCTGTTGCGGTGTACGTACCTCTGGCAATGATACTGCTACGGACGTTCCCGCAGAAGAACGCACAATGTTTCACGGCATTCGGTCTGTTTTTGCTGGTGATCGGTTTCAGCCGTCTCTATCTCGGCGTTCATTATCTGACAGATGTTCTGGCGGGTTGGGTGCTGGGCGTGTTCGTCGTGGTCGTTTGCCGGCGGTCAATCGCCGGTTCTGTCGGCTCAACGGTGCCGACGCACAATACTGTCGAGTTGACGGGGGGGAATCCCACGGAGACGGACGAGGAGTGACAAACCGCGGCAGGTCCAACGACCGGCTGGCGGCAGGGAGGAGATCATCAGGTTCCGACAACGATGCGGCCGCTGCTTATGCGCCCGTTATGCTGCAACACCCACGGATAGATACCGGAAGCTAAGCGGTTTGTGCGTACCTCCAACGTGACCCCGCCGTTGGAAACCATGCCGCGATGCACATCACGGATACGGCGTCCGAGTACATCGTAGATGGAGAAAATGATCGCACCAGGGGAATCGAGATCAATCCTAATCGTTACATGATCACGTGCCGGCTGTGGGTACATTTGCACCGATGGTCGGGGTCGGGAATTGCGTGACAACACCGCTGTCGTGCTTCCGAGCATTTCCGGAATGCGTGCCTCGGCTGCACGCTGCGCCAGTACCGCGTGACCCGCGTCGTTCAAATGAATTCCATCACCGAAATCAGCCCAGGGCGCGATGCTTCCATCACTGGTCGCCAGTCCGGTCCAGAAATCGAGACCGCGCTCCGCAAACCTGCCTTGGAGCCAGTCGCGCATGGTGATGAGATTCTGCCGCTGGGCCTGTGTCAGATTTCTCGGCTGCGTCGTGCTTACCCACATTCGGACACCAGCCGACGACGCCTCGGCGTCAATGCGTTCAAAATTTTCTATTTGCTCCAGCGTGCTCATGTCCCAGGCGGCATCGTTCGAAGGCAGGGTCAGAATGATGGCATCGGGAAGAAGGGACAAAGCTTTGGTGATGTTCCGTGCCGAGTCGGGAGCGGGCCTTCCTTCGGGAGGGATGAAGCCGCTGGACTGCAGATGAAAAGATGTGTATCCTCCTCGCGCCAAATTGATAACCTCGTAAGCGGGATTTTGCCGGCGCAGCACTTCAGCATAACGCCGGACCCACGCGCTGTCAGGCGTGGATGCACCGACACCCTCGGCCGTGCTCGAACCAAGCACGACGATGCGCAGGCGGTCCGGTACTTGTTGCGCGCGGAGCGACGTCTGGAAGAGAAGAAGAACGAGGAAGCAAATGGCTAGCGCAAAGCGCCCGCGAACCGATGTCATTGGGCGAGCAACTCCTGAATCTTCCTTTCGGTCTTGTCGTAATCGCTGGCGCCGACTTTCACATACTGGATTTTGCCCTGGCGATCGATAAGGACGACGTGCGGAATACCCTGCACCTCGTAATCGAGCATCGTTTGACGGCCGCCCTTTTCTACACCCACAGGCCAGGTAATACTGTGTTTCGGAATGAAATCGTCACGCAGCTTCGCAAATTCCTCTTCGGGTTTCTGACTCGCTCCATCATAGCGCCCTTGATAATTTGTCAGTCCGACGATCACCAGCCCTTTGGCTTCGTACTTTTCCTGCCACTGTTTGAGATAGGGAAAGGCCATGATGCACGGACGGCACCAGGTAGCGAAAAAGTCCACGAGGACAACCTTGCCCTTGAGAGCAGCGAGTGAGAGTGGCTTGCTTCCGATCCACTGATGCTCTTTCCATTCCGCGGCGGGTTGGTTCAGAGCGCTTTTATCCTTCTCGATACGCGTCAGTTGTTCATTCATTGCGCGCTCGAAAGCCGGCCATGCATTCTCTTCGGCAAGGGCTTTCATCAGCAATTGCCGGTATTGCTCGAGCACATGCGCGTCTCCGGCTTCCTTGAGTACATAGAGAATTTCAGCCGCCGAGCTGCCAGTTTGCTGTGCGAGGTACGCTTCGATCTGCGGATACTGATCCTTGTTGAGTCCGGTCCGGGCGGAACGGAGGGCCTCACCGCTGGACTTCATGGCGAGAAGACTGTATTCACGGGCGCGTTCAGGGTCCTTTCGTCCTGCATATGCACCACTCATGCTGTTGAAAAGCATCACGCGTTGCATGTGCTCGGCGGAATCCAGCGCGCCGTCTTTGAGCATGCCTTCTGCCAGCTCCAGTCTGTCGGCGAAAACCGCGAATTGTGCCGACTCCGCGCTCATGCTCCGTATCGAATCCGGATCCTTCACCAGTTGAACGAGCGAAAGGTTGACGTCAAGGGCCGAGGAAAAATTCTGCGCGATGGTGGTAGCATATTTCAACACCCTGAGTTCGTCAATGCCATAGTCGTCGAACTCCGTAATATCCTTGAGATCGGAAGGAAGTTTTTGCGGTATGGTCTGATACAATTCGTAAAACCTCGTCATTTTATCGCCGAGCAGCTCCTGCATTTTCATGGGGTCGTTCGCCGCTTCAGGATTCTCATCCTGCAGTTTTTGCATCGCATGCATGATCATGTCGAATTCGGCAATGCTCGCTTTGAATTCCTTCCATTCGGGTGTGGTCAGCTTTTCCGCGACCTGTGCCGAAGCCGTCCAGGTCAGAATGGCAACGAATGACACGGTCAGCGTGATGTATCGCATGAGGTTTCGAATAAAGGTCATTGCATATCCTGTAAAGAAAAATGGTCTTCAGTGTTTCGTCACTGTTTGATGATTCTGGCCGACATCGGTTGCAGAGCAGAACCCAAGACGGAAAACTAGCATTTACTGCGGCAAAAAACTATGCAAAACTGCGCACCTGCGGGTTGGTATGGACTCTCCGCGCTGTAGCGCGACGGATCGATTCGTATTACAGAGGCGATGCGTCACGGAGCACGGGGAGCGTCATGCAGCGGCATCCGCCGCCGCCTCGGGATAGTTCCGCACCTTCGATACTGACGGCACAGCGCCCGAGAGTGGAAAGATCCACCCCACCGTCGTACAGCTCACCGAAGCGGACAATCCGGAATCCCCGACTGTCCAATTCCTCGAACGTCCGCTTATTACGACCGTAGCCGATGATTTTACCCGGCGCGAACGCGAAAAAGTTTGCTCCCGAGGTCCATTGTTCGCGCTCCTGCCGAACAGGATCGCTTCCCCCGCAGGGGATGGGTTCCAGATCGAGGCCGATACTTTTCAGAGCCGTGAGCAGATTCGTTCTGTCGCGTATTGAGCGTACGCGCCCGTTGTCTATTTCCACATGAATGGTTCTGCATGCGCGATGGCCGGTGATCAGCGGCGGGAAGACGACGCAGGCATCGCTGTCCACCATGGTAAAAATCATGTCGAGGTGAATGGTGGCTCTTTCCTTCGGCAATTCCACGACAATAACGTGCCGGATAGTACCTCCCTCAGCGAAGGACTGAATCAGCGTATCAATACCTCGTATGGACGTCCGTTCGCTGTTTCCTATACAGACAACGTCTTCCCGGAGGATCAGCACGTCGCCACCTTCGATCGTGAGATCGGCACTGCTGTCCAAAGTACCGTCGACATAGAAGCTTCCCGGAGAAAATCCGGGATGCCAACGAAAAATATGCTCCATGATGATGGCCTCGGCGACGCGGACGCGATTGGCCATGGAGCCGGTAATGATTTTGTCGTTGACGCACATTGCCGCATCGCGCATGAAGAAGAAATTCGGAAGAGGCGGAAGGGCGTACAACCCGGGACTCAGATAGCGCTCCAGCGTGTCGTTGCGCTTCAACGTCCCTGTCATCAGTGCGAATACCAGATCAACGGAGGAAAGCGCGCGGAGCGACGCTATTTCATCGGGATAGCCCACCGCGGTGCAGAGGCGTGTGAGCAGACTTTCCCGCGCCTCGTCGATTTCCATGGTTTCCCGCAGCAAATCCATGACCTCGCAGGTCTCGCTCACCTGCGACAAGACGTACTCCAGCTGATTGTGCTCCTGCAGTGCTCTGGGAAGGTGCAAAATATCGTCGTACAGCACTTCGGCCGCATTGGACGGCGTCATGCGTTCGATTTCCTGTCCAGGCGCGTGCAGTATCACGCGACGAAGTTGTCCGATTTCAGAATTGATGGATATGGAGCGCATAGGGTGTCCGACCTTCATTCATGAGGCATGCAACAAGGTACGGTTTTCGTACTTTTCTCCGAAAAAGAAATTCGTATATTTCATGTCCAGAACAGAACGCACCTGTACTACCCATACCATCCCCGTGATGGAGTTTTTCCAGAAGTCAGCAAGGAACAACGCCATGGCCGACGATACTCTGAATTCTGCCGCCACCAGCGATGCCGACAGCAAATCCGCCTACGCTCGATATGCCGAACAGGAGGATATCGATCCCCGCTGCATTCCGATCAAACTGGACGGACCGGTTCCGGAGCACGATGCCATCACGTATCCGGATTACCCTCCGCACGATCATGAGACCTGGCGCGCACTGTACGAACGCCAGGCGCAGCAGCTTCCAGGCCGGGCCTGCGACGAGTATCTCGAAGGGATGCGTATACTCGATCTGCGTCCGGACAGGCTCCCAAGTCTGCGTGACATCAGTCTGACACTGGATGCGATGGTCGGCTGGCGAGTGGCGCGCATACCGGGTTTGCTGGACACGAACGATTTTTTCAGTTTCATGGCACGGGCGCACTTCCCTTCCACCGATTATATCCGTCAACCGGAGGAGCTGGAGTACACCCCCGCTCCTGACTGTTTTCACGATATTTTCGGGCACATGCCCACGCTGACGAATCCCTTTTTCTCCAAGTTTTTTCAGTTTTTCGCGCAGACCTTTCTCAACGTGAGTGAACCGCGGGAAATACGCATGCTCGAACGCTTTTACTGGTTCACAGTGGAGTTCGGCCTGATAAACACCGGTCAGGGACGTCGTATTTACGGCGCCGGTATCCTCAGTTCTCCGAAGGAAGTCCTGCACTCGCTATCCGATCAGGTGGAAGTCCTGCCTTTCGATCCTGCCCGCCTCGGGTCGCAGGAGTACGACGTTTGGCATCTTCAGCCGATTCTCTTTGCGATTGAAAGTTTTGAGCAACTGGACAGTGAATTTCGGGACTGGGCGCGGTTTATGAAATGGAATTGAATTCCGCAGAACAGCAGAGCATTTGCAACAGCCCCCGGCACGACAAACCGGGGGCTGTTGCGATTTTCTTTCCTCCGTTACTTTGATCGTTTTGACCAAAAAGCGTCCTTGCCTCCTTCGATAAAATCCAGCGGATCCGTCGAGGTCCGCACCTGTCTGCCTTGCGGTTCGATCTGTCCGTTCTTTACTTTGAACTCCCAAACGCCGTACGTTTTCCCGTCGAATTCGACGACAACTTCGTAGGTCCCGTTTTTGAGCAATTCCTCGGCCTTCAGGGAGGTGTGCCAGAGTTTGCTGTTGAACTGCGTGGTTTTGAATTGACCGAAGGTTATCTCATACCGGACCCAATCCGCCGAGAGCGAATAATTGAGGGGGAATTCCCCGAAGCGCGCCAGTTCCTTGCCACCCTGACGCAGAGCTCCGGTAACCTTGACGTCCTGACGTTTCTCCTTTCCGGTGTTTCTGAGCC
Proteins encoded in this region:
- a CDS encoding metal-dependent hydrolase, whose amino-acid sequence is MTGKTHLAGGTLAAAAVAVVAPGFLDGAALLGGEILLAGIAVPVVALGTGVCLLASLLPDIDEPDSLIVNSPAALRKRLPRGRSVQTKSAASLSGVLFGAFRWILRGVSGIIRLLAGGHRGATHWLLIAAVLSYGMWHVGSLLGYPALWLWFSAGYISHLILDMLTPAGLEVLRPITPAPIHLLPGFMRIRTGGGGDTLVRVLLFMGAGALAYQPLLGI
- a CDS encoding arginine deiminase family protein — encoded protein: MRSISINSEIGQLRRVILHAPGQEIERMTPSNAAEVLYDDILHLPRALQEHNQLEYVLSQVSETCEVMDLLRETMEIDEARESLLTRLCTAVGYPDEIASLRALSSVDLVFALMTGTLKRNDTLERYLSPGLYALPPLPNFFFMRDAAMCVNDKIITGSMANRVRVAEAIIMEHIFRWHPGFSPGSFYVDGTLDSSADLTIEGGDVLILREDVVCIGNSERTSIRGIDTLIQSFAEGGTIRHVIVVELPKERATIHLDMIFTMVDSDACVVFPPLITGHRACRTIHVEIDNGRVRSIRDRTNLLTALKSIGLDLEPIPCGGSDPVRQEREQWTSGANFFAFAPGKIIGYGRNKRTFEELDSRGFRIVRFGELYDGGVDLSTLGRCAVSIEGAELSRGGGGCRCMTLPVLRDASPL
- a CDS encoding GDSL-type esterase/lipase family protein, which translates into the protein MTSVRGRFALAICFLVLLLFQTSLRAQQVPDRLRIVVLGSSTAEGVGASTPDSAWVRRYAEVLRRQNPAYEVINLARGGYTSFHLQSSGFIPPEGRPAPDSARNITKALSLLPDAIILTLPSNDAAWDMSTLEQIENFERIDAEASSAGVRMWVSTTQPRNLTQAQRQNLITMRDWLQGRFAERGLDFWTGLATSDGSIAPWADFGDGIHLNDAGHAVLAQRAAEARIPEMLGSTTAVLSRNSRPRPSVQMYPQPARDHVTIRIDLDSPGAIIFSIYDVLGRRIRDVHRGMVSNGGVTLEVRTNRLASGIYPWVLQHNGRISSGRIVVGT
- a CDS encoding phosphatase PAP2 family protein, with the protein product MKRFAPAIISLSLFSVIAVLQAGGMLQQVDESVLLMIRGAHPDHPPASSWLLPLLYVVTWFGDFPALLFVATIATGLLLFSKRKPEASSFACSAILGVLLMLVLKEVFARPRPQVVPALADVSTLSFPSGHALMSVAVYVPLAMILLRTFPQKNAQCFTAFGLFLLVIGFSRLYLGVHYLTDVLAGWVLGVFVVVVCRRSIAGSVGSTVPTHNTVELTGGNPTETDEE
- a CDS encoding TlpA family protein disulfide reductase, giving the protein MTFIRNLMRYITLTVSFVAILTWTASAQVAEKLTTPEWKEFKASIAEFDMIMHAMQKLQDENPEAANDPMKMQELLGDKMTRFYELYQTIPQKLPSDLKDITEFDDYGIDELRVLKYATTIAQNFSSALDVNLSLVQLVKDPDSIRSMSAESAQFAVFADRLELAEGMLKDGALDSAEHMQRVMLFNSMSGAYAGRKDPERAREYSLLAMKSSGEALRSARTGLNKDQYPQIEAYLAQQTGSSAAEILYVLKEAGDAHVLEQYRQLLMKALAEENAWPAFERAMNEQLTRIEKDKSALNQPAAEWKEHQWIGSKPLSLAALKGKVVLVDFFATWCRPCIMAFPYLKQWQEKYEAKGLVIVGLTNYQGRYDGASQKPEEEFAKLRDDFIPKHSITWPVGVEKGGRQTMLDYEVQGIPHVVLIDRQGKIQYVKVGASDYDKTERKIQELLAQ
- a CDS encoding phenylalanine 4-monooxygenase; translation: MSRTERTCTTHTIPVMEFFQKSARNNAMADDTLNSAATSDADSKSAYARYAEQEDIDPRCIPIKLDGPVPEHDAITYPDYPPHDHETWRALYERQAQQLPGRACDEYLEGMRILDLRPDRLPSLRDISLTLDAMVGWRVARIPGLLDTNDFFSFMARAHFPSTDYIRQPEELEYTPAPDCFHDIFGHMPTLTNPFFSKFFQFFAQTFLNVSEPREIRMLERFYWFTVEFGLINTGQGRRIYGAGILSSPKEVLHSLSDQVEVLPFDPARLGSQEYDVWHLQPILFAIESFEQLDSEFRDWARFMKWN